The nucleotide sequence GCCAGCCGTTTTCGATGAGCCACTGGTTGATGCATATACCGCCCTGCATGGCCTTCGCGCCATGGTCCGACACCACCATCACGGCGGTTTCGTCGCCGGCCAGCGCCAGCAATTCGCCGAGACGCGCATCCAGCGCCTGGTAGTAATCGCGAAAGACCTGCGCATATGGATTGCCCGGCTCGAATTTTGGATGCCGCGGGTCACAGTATTTCCAGAATGCGTGATGCAGGCGATCCACGCCCATTTCGACCATCATGAAAAAGTCCCACGGTTTGTCCGCCATCAGAAAGCGCGCCGCGTCGAACCGGTTGTGCATCAACGCGAAGATGCGATCGCGCAGGGCCGCCTTTTCGTTTGTCCGGAAGTCCTTGACGTCGAGCAGGTACGACCCTACGGCTTGTTCCAGTTCGTCCTTGAGCGTCTTCGGATAGGTGTAATCGGCCCGTGTGTCCGGGGTGAGAAAATCGGCGACGAGCCAGCCGTTCACCGGCCTTACCGGATACGTTTGCGGCACGCCTAGTACGACGACCTTCCGTCCCTTGCGCGAGAGAATATCCCACACGCGCTTGGCGCGGATGGAGGAAGCATTTGCGGTAACCATGCCTTCGTAGGAATAGTCGCGGCGGTTTCGGAACCCGTAACAGCCCAGCACGCCCGGATCTTTGCCCGAGGTCATGCACGCCCACGCCGGCACGGTGATCGGCGGATCGCAACTGCGCAGACGGCCCCAACAGCCTTTCGCGGCGAGCCGTTGCAGATTGGGCAGGTCGAACCGATCCGGACCGAAGACGAATCGAGGCGCCGCGCAGTCCAGTCCGACGACGAGAATCCGTTTTGCCTTGCGGCCGGCCATCAGTCGCCCGCGCCCTGCGCCCAGGCGATCAGAATCTTCGCGACTTCGGGGCGCGTGAACTCGACCGGCGGCATTTCACCGGCCTTGAGCATTTCCCGGACCTTCGTTCCGCTCAGGAACACGTGGTGGCTCTTGTCGTGCGGGCACGTTTTGATGGAAGCCATGTTGCCGCAGGCCTTGCAGAAGAATGAATGCTCGAAAAAGAGCGGCGTGATCCCGATTTCCGCCGGATCGAATTCATCGAAAATGTAATGCGCGTCATAAGATCCATAATAGTTCCCGACGCCCGCATGATCGCGGCCCACAATGAAATGCGTGCAGCCGTAATTCTTGCGGATAATCGCGTGCATGATCGCCTCGCGCGGACCGGCGTAGCGCATGTTGACCGGCATCAGCGACAACATGGCATGGTTTTTGGGATAGTAGATGTCGAGAATGGTCGTGTAACACTGCATCCGCACGTCGCCGGGAATGTCGTCGCTCTTTGTCGTGCCCATGAGCGGATGCAGCAGAAGGCCGTCGCAGATTTCCATCGCGACTTTTTGGAGATACTCATGCGCGCGATGGACGGGATTGCGCGTCTGAAACGCGACAATCCGCTTCCAGCCGCGTTCCTCGAAGGCGGCGCGTGTTTCGCGGGGCGTAAGGTTGTATTCTTGGAATTCGATTTCCCGCGCCTTGAGCACGTCGAGTTCACCCGCAAGGAAAATGGGGCCGAGCGACATCGTGTACGCCACGCCCGGATGGTTCATGTCCGTCGTGCGGTAGACCTTTTCGCAGATATACGCGTGGTCCATCGAAAACTTTTCCGCGAGATGCAGAATGGCGGCCACGTCGCCCATGTCGTCCACGATGGCCGCATCGCCGCCAATCACCAGCCCGTCCGCGGTGGCCTGATCGACCGCCAGCAGGATCGGAATCGTCCACGGCAGGCCGTCGCGCAGATACATCGTGTCGAGGACGCGGCGGGTTTCCGCTTCGCCCATGAAGCC is from Candidatus Hydrogenedentota bacterium and encodes:
- a CDS encoding alkaline phosphatase family protein — encoded protein: MAGRKAKRILVVGLDCAAPRFVFGPDRFDLPNLQRLAAKGCWGRLRSCDPPITVPAWACMTSGKDPGVLGCYGFRNRRDYSYEGMVTANASSIRAKRVWDILSRKGRKVVVLGVPQTYPVRPVNGWLVADFLTPDTRADYTYPKTLKDELEQAVGSYLLDVKDFRTNEKAALRDRIFALMHNRFDAARFLMADKPWDFFMMVEMGVDRLHHAFWKYCDPRHPKFEPGNPYAQVFRDYYQALDARLGELLALAGDETAVMVVSDHGAKAMQGGICINQWLIENGWLGLAEPPNGRTRIEDCRIDWPHTRAWASGGYYGRVFLNVEGREPQGVIPAAEYDVCLNELIAAIEAMPGPDGRLLGNRALRPRDLYREVNGVPPDLFVYFGGLDWRSVGAVGFDGIYTFENDTGPDDANHDFDGIFIMDDGMGRKGEELKGLQLMDVAPTILELSGVAVPEDMQGKVIG
- the sat gene encoding sulfate adenylyltransferase, producing the protein MSIAPHGGQLIDRLLKGDALAEASKRAAALPRIVVDAYTAFDIDCIAKGMFSPLTGFMGEAETRRVLDTMYLRDGLPWTIPILLAVDQATADGLVIGGDAAIVDDMGDVAAILHLAEKFSMDHAYICEKVYRTTDMNHPGVAYTMSLGPIFLAGELDVLKAREIEFQEYNLTPRETRAAFEERGWKRIVAFQTRNPVHRAHEYLQKVAMEICDGLLLHPLMGTTKSDDIPGDVRMQCYTTILDIYYPKNHAMLSLMPVNMRYAGPREAIMHAIIRKNYGCTHFIVGRDHAGVGNYYGSYDAHYIFDEFDPAEIGITPLFFEHSFFCKACGNMASIKTCPHDKSHHVFLSGTKVREMLKAGEMPPVEFTRPEVAKILIAWAQGAGD